Below is a window of Solirubrobacterales bacterium DNA.
TGACCAGGCCCATGGTTTACGCCTCCAGATTGATGTAACTCAAGGGTAGACCTCGGCGATTCGACCCGAACGTCCCAGCTGAAGTGAGGGGTCATACGTCCAACTTTGTCCCGATGGCTTGGACTTCTGTACGGCTTAAGCCGGAAATAACACCGAATATGCCTAAAACCGGGCGGTAAGGCTTAAAGCGCCGACCCGGGCCGTCGATAAAAACTCCGTAGTGACCTTACAAGGAACCTGACCGAAGCGAAAGCCCTTTCGCAGTCGGTCCAGGGGGTTGACACGATGATTGCGAATCATCGATCAAGAATCGCGACAATTCTGATTTTCTGCATGTTGCTGGTGATCCCGGCAACTGTTCCTGCGTTCGCTTCCGGCGACGACTTTGGAACGGTTGAGGGCTCCGGCGCAGCCGACACGGTCGCGAGCCCTGTAGCGCCTGAGGCTGCGCCTACTCCTGAGCCAGAGCCCGCACCCGCGCCCGAGCCCGCTGCCGAACCGGCAGCAGAGCCCGCTGTGCCTGCCCCGGCCGAGCCGAAGAAGGTCAAGAAACTTTCCGCCTCACCCAACGCAACGGTGATCGAGCGCGACGCTGCCGCACCGACCGCCGATCCTCCGGTGGATGATCCTTCCGGCGCGACCGATGAAGCCGGCGCGACCGGCGAAACCGGCGGAACTGGTCCGACTGGCTCAACTGGCTCGACCGGCCCGAGTGGTCCGATCGCAGGCGGCGGAGGAGTCGAGGACCCTTCGGGCTCCGGTGACACGCCCACCAACAACGCACCGACGACTGGCGAGGGCACGCAGCCTTCTGGCACCACGATTCCCGGCGAGGCACCGAGCAGCAACGGCATTCTCACTGAGGGCGGCGACCAGGGCGCGAGCAACAACGGCAACTCCGGTGACTCGGAAACCGCCGGCACGGGCGCTGCCGACACCGAGCAGATCGTCAACACGCTCAGCAACGGCGTCGAGAACGGCAAATCGGGCGCGGCAGACACCCGCAGCGTCGCAAGTCGCACGACCGATCAGATCCAGCGCAACGCCGAGAGTGGCGTCGTAGCCAGCCTTGTCGTGACGCGTATCATCAGCGAGATCCCGGTCTGGGTCTTCTGGGCACTTGGCGCGCTCGCAGTAATCGCGCTGGCTGGCCTCGGACTCTTTCTTCGCGAGCGTCACCGTCGTCGCAGCGCAGAGCTCGACGCGATGGTCGACGAACTGACTGGAATCTCAAACCGCAAGGCATTCGACCGTCGACTTGATCTTGAGTGGCGTCGAGCCGCTCGTTACGGCCGATCTCTTGGTTTGATGGTCATGGACCTCGACGGCTTCAAGCAGGTCAACGACCTCAAGGGTCACGCAGCGGGCGACCGCGTTCTGCGCGACGTTGCCCAGGCGCTCGACAAGCGCATGCGCGACACCGACCTTGTGGCCCGTATCGGCGGAGACGAATTCGCAGTGATCTGCCCTGAAACCGGGATCAACGAGTTGATGACAATTCGGCGCCAACTGAGCGAGCAGACGACCCGCGAAATC
It encodes the following:
- a CDS encoding GGDEF domain-containing protein, encoding MLLVIPATVPAFASGDDFGTVEGSGAADTVASPVAPEAAPTPEPEPAPAPEPAAEPAAEPAVPAPAEPKKVKKLSASPNATVIERDAAAPTADPPVDDPSGATDEAGATGETGGTGPTGSTGSTGPSGPIAGGGGVEDPSGSGDTPTNNAPTTGEGTQPSGTTIPGEAPSSNGILTEGGDQGASNNGNSGDSETAGTGAADTEQIVNTLSNGVENGKSGAADTRSVASRTTDQIQRNAESGVVASLVVTRIISEIPVWVFWALGALAVIALAGLGLFLRERHRRRSAELDAMVDELTGISNRKAFDRRLDLEWRRAARYGRSLGLMVMDLDGFKQVNDLKGHAAGDRVLRDVAQALDKRMRDTDLVARIGGDEFAVICPETGINELMTIRRQLSEQTTREIGEVVGLSIGVAEYVPSDDDATSILARADESMYRVKRGEATALPA